From Brachionichthys hirsutus isolate HB-005 chromosome 7, CSIRO-AGI_Bhir_v1, whole genome shotgun sequence, the proteins below share one genomic window:
- the agpat4 gene encoding 1-acyl-sn-glycerol-3-phosphate acyltransferase delta gives MGLLQLLKSQFLFQLLICYVFLASGLIVNTLQLCTLPLWLVNKQLARRINVRLGYCIASQMVAVLEWWSGTECTLYTDPKSVHLYGNENGIVVMNHTFDIDFLCGWAFCDKFGVLGSSKVLAKKELSYVPIIGWMWYFLEIVFCKRKWEEDRRTVAQSLQNLRDYPEKFWFLLYCEGTRMTPKKHQISMQVAESKGLPKLKYHLLPRTKGFWVTVQNLRGVVAAVYDSTLNFRGNETPTLLGVLSGRKYHADLYVRRIPLELIPEDEAACGAWLHKLYQEKDSFQADYARTERFPGPTVSHPCPPWALMNWLFWICLLSYPLGLFVWQLVSSGSVLTVVASMALCSAASVGARWMIGQTEINRGSNYGIKEAPLNNN, from the exons ATgggcctcctgcagctgctaaAATCACAGTTCCTGTTCCAGCTCCTCATCTGCTACGTGTTTCTGGCCAGCGGCCTCATTGttaacacgctgcagctctgcactTTACCCCTGTGGCTGGTCAACAAGCAGCTGGCCCGCAGGATCAACGTCAGGCTGGGCTACTGCATCGCTAGCC agATGGTAGCGGTCCTGGAGTGGTGGTCTGGGACGGAATGCACGCTCTACACAGACCCAAAAAGTGTTCACCTGTATGGGAACGAGAATGGGATTGTGGTTATGAACCACACTTTTGATATCGACTTCCTGTGTGGATGGGCTTTTTGTGATAAGTTTGGAGTTCTCGGG AGCTCCAAAGTGTTGGCTAAAAAAGAATTGTCCTATGTACCAATTATTGGCTGGATGTGGTACTTCCTGGAGATAGTTTTCTGTAAGAGGAAGTGGGAGGAGGACCGGAGGACGGTGGCGCAGAGTCTGCAGAACCTGCGGGATTACCCAGAAAAATTCTGG TTTTTGCTTTACTGTGAAGGGACACGCATGACACCGAAGAAGCACCAGATCAGCATGCAGGTGGCTGAGAGCAAAGGCTTACCCAAACTCAAGTATCACCTTCTGCCTCGGACCAAAGGATTCTGGGTAACTGTCCAAAACCTCAGAGGAGTAG TCGCCGCTGTTTATGATTCCACGCTGAACTTCAGAGGCAATGAAACGCCCACCTTACTTGGAGTTCTAAGTGGCAGGAAATATCACGCAGACTTATATGTGAG GAGAATCCCTCTCGAGCTCATCCCAGAAGACGAAGCGGCGTGCGGCGCCTGGCTCCACAAACTGTACCAAGAAAAG GATAGTTTTCAGGCGGACTATGCGAGGACAGAACGTTTCCCTGGTCCCACTGTGAGTCATCCATGTCCACCCTGGGCCCTGATGAACTGGCTGTTCTGGATCTGCTTGCTCAGCTACCCGTTGGGCCTGTTCGTCTGGCAGCTAGTCAGCTCTGGATCAGTTTTGACAGTTGTGGCTTCTATGGCTTTGTGCTCTGCAG